The stretch of DNA ACGTACAATTGATCATTTACGAGCCAAATTGAGCTCATATTTCCAAATCGAAGTCATATTGTTCAGATAAACtatatatcatattttaaacatattAATTGGACTCACTTTTTGGGCCGAAGTCGAGTTGTCTAACAGACTCTAGTACATAAACTATGAAAAAATTATAATGGTTGTCAAGCTTGTTTTGGACGACAAAAAAGTACTTCAGTTTCCTGTCTGGATGATTGGCAGATATGTTTGTGAACTAAGAAATACTTTGAacaacttttattttaaaaccgaAGGAAAATTCGTCTAAGAAGAAGGAGAAATAAGGAGCATAATCAAGTAACCTGGATTGATTTTTAtggaaaattttcagaaatcttTTGCACAGTTTCAAtcgattttcgaaattttggttGATGATCTTGATACATCTTCTCCAAAGTGTTTCTGGGTGGAAAAATGATGTGTAAATTTTTAAGAATTGTTGGGGATGATTTTTCTCTATTTTTCACTATTTTTGCTCTCGTTATTTTCTCTCTAAAAGCCATGAAATATTTTTGTGATGAAATACATCATATGAGGCCTATTTATAGTAGAGAATAAATGAGAGTGAGTTATCTACCCGTAGTCAAGTGTTAGATTATCTTGGTGAGTTGGTTTCTCTATTAAAATAATgacacaaattttattattaatagacaattttaattagttaatattttttaagttttatttaatttttttattatatattgtttttatttatttaagttgTATTATTAGCATATTTTATATGTTTGTAatgtttaatttaaattttatttgtagaataataaaattaacttattaatattatttagaTGTATTTTTTTTCATTCTAAATCTTTTAGACATTAAGTAGATTAATATGTAGAAAGTTATTTATATGTGTCAAATTTGTGCtagaataaattttttattgatttattttttattatttatttaaattcattaattaaatttttgataaaacatCTCAAAATTTTTGAGGTGTTATAATCTCCTTGCTTTAATGGAATATGGTCCTCAGATTCCCTTACGTGATAGGAAATCCTGAATCTTTGGGTTTATTTCTTTCTCATCACCTTCTTTCATAATAATATTACGATGCATATTTAATAAGATCTTTATTAATCGGTAAGAGCATCTTACTTAGTTTGTACAAGCTAGATAGAAGTTATGCTAGCCTTAGGTGTCTCGTTTATCACTGTTCTGCTGCGGGGTTAACGTCATGTTCCTTTTCAATACGCTGGAATTTTGGTCTTACGTGCGAGTGGGGATTTGTTCTTGTTCGGACAGATGCTGGTCACTTTTGTAAACCACACATTTCTCATGTTCTTCCAACATTTTTCTTCGTTACTGTTGGGGTTACCGCATTATCCTCATTTCTCGTGATAGTTGACTTCTGGGTTTTCTCGAAGCTTTTTGCTTGAGGGTTCCTCATGTGGTTCCAGTTATGTCTCTTTTCCATGATTTCTTTTCTGGCTACTTGTTTCCATGGAGTTAGTAGTCCCATTGTTTCTCCCACCTTCTTCTTTCTTGAGCAACACTTGGATCTTTGCCTCCACAGGCAATGCTTGGTTGACAACGGAGCTATAATTCGTGGTTTTAACAGATAAAGTTGCCCTGCGAATATCAAAGTTGAGGCCTGGGACAAGTTTCTGTCTTTCTTGCCTCATCTTCTAAATAATGAGGAGTATAGTGGATGTAAAGTTAACGTATAATGTTCAATTTAAGTAGAGTTTGATTCATGAAATAATAAAAGATCAACAATATGTTGATATTAATTTGAAATGTATGGATAATATAAAGTTTTATATCTCAAATTATTGTAAAATTATCTAATTGAAAATTTTCGTAAAAGATAATCTAGCACGTATCAAGTATTAAGAAATGAACGTTCATGAACATTTCCAGGAAGTAAAGTTTAATTTGCAAAATGTAAGACAAATATAATTCATGCTATAGCTTTCTGTTGAGTGTAATAATTGTCTCTATTTGGTAGAGCGACCGGAACGTGGTGTTTGAGCCGTTGTGCGGTTTACAAGATTTGAGTTGTactattaccaccagctataacttttgataaAGCGACAAACGCTTAGTCTTACAATTAATATCAGAGtcaaggtcatgggttcgattctcattgattgcaaagaATGCAATTATTAAGAGAGAGATTGTTgattgcaataattgtccctacttGAAAGAACGATCGAATCATGACAAATATGATAGTCACCCCATTTTATGCATTTGGATATTTCACCAGTTTAATGGAAAATAACATCGAATCTCTAGATATAGTATTCTTAAAAATGACACACACCAAGAAGAATTGGAGATTTCTTTCATTTATGCAGTTATATTTGCGTCTAACTTGCAAGTCAGAACTGTGGAACATAAAATTACACCCCAAGTAACGCGTTACACATGAATCTAATTAACATACAAATGAGTGAAGTCTTTATTTAGCCAATTTCTCTTTTTTGCGTTCATAACATTTGATTTTATTATAGGTAGTAGAGTAGCATAACAAACAACAAACAAAGGGAGATATACAACTTCCATGCAAATCTCTCACTAATCCGTAGATAAACAAAACATAATTGATTTGCAAACAAAAACCACTAAGCACAAGATAATTCGTTGTAGCCTTAGTTGTCTCCCTGCCTTAGCATCCGCAGAATGGTAAGGAACAAGTTGAGGACGTCCAGATAAAGGGTGACAGATGCCCAGATATATTCATCATATGTGAAGCGTTTGATCAAATTGTAAGTATCGTAAACTATGTATCCTGAGAAAATTATGGCACCCATTGCACTGTAGATGGCAAATGAGGTTGATCCAAATGGGAAGAACATCTGCATGCCCAACAAGAGACATTGTACATCAGATAATGAGTTGCAACAAATTAACCAACACAAGAAATGGTCAAGGGAGGGAGAGCTCAACCTGAATGAAACCAGTCAAAATCAAGACAAAAAGGCTAGTAAACAAGATTGGTCCCATAAAGCTGAAGTCCTTGCCCTTCTTTGAAGCCCAGAAAGTGTATCCGGTCAGAGCTGAAACTACTGCTGATGTCAAGATTAAAGCCTCAAGCACTATTCTTCCTGTAAATTGAAATAGAAATTGAAGCACAGCTTTCCGATTGTAATAGAGTTAAATACAAGGTAGGCTAGCAAGATAAGCAAACATCCAATAAAGTCTCACTTGAAACCTATATTTGATAACTACTAACCTTCTGTATTGGCACAGCTAACGCCAACTGTAACACTCAAGGAAGCAGTGAAAAGCCCAAGGAAAATGAAGTTCAATGGGTGTTTTTGTTGATACACGAACAAGGGCCACAACACTGTTCAATATTTGAATTAGTTATAAAAAATACAATGgtgtaaagaaaaaaaaagtttaaaGTTATGCTCCATGTATGCAAAGAACTACTAAAACTGAGATTAATTTCATGTTGTGAGGAACTAAAGGCAGACCGATAATTCATTTCTCATTCTTCACATAACATTGATTAACCATCTATCCTTCATTTTTATCCATTGATAGGTTAATCGAAACCttaaaaacaagaaaaagaacAAATCATGCCCATCCATAGTTTCAAATCAAACCCCATTACAGATCTTTCTAGCGGAGTGAcctcaaaacaacaaaaatgaaTCATAAGCTTAATCAATACACCAATGCCAGATAACTTGCTCCAATGGTGTATGTCCTGAAGTTTTTTCAAATTAACCAATATCAAATGTTCTGAAATATGTTCATTGTTCTGAAATACAGATAAAACATAGCACGAAACCCAGAGTGCAATACACTATACACCAACCCTTCTAAATGTATCTCACAGATTATGTGTCTATGGAATGCTTGTGCATATACCACTAGAAAGAGAATCTATCAAAAAAATTcggaaagaaaacaaaaaattgaCTCGGCAATTAAATGCTCACATACGACAGGGGTGGAGGGGAGATTGAGAAGTGTAACTAAGGGGATAATTAATCCGGTCACAATTGAAAGATAGATCGGAAAACAAGGGATAAAAGCCGGAATTGACCCAGAAAAGTATATGAATCAACCAACCCCTAATAATAATTACAATACATATATGGAAAACAACACAATAGAAATCTACGCGCGCGAAATCAAATCGAAGAGTAATAAGAAGGTCTTATGAATGAAATACTCACAGACGAAGGGGGTGAAGAGGAGAAAAAGCAGTAAGGCGGAATTTCCACGGAGAAGATCATTGATCGGCGCGTATAGAACGGTGACGGCGGATACGGCAGTGGTGAGGAGGAGCTGCGCCGCCAAGATACCGTAGACTTTGCGTATGAATCCCCATCGCAGCTGATTCTCGCCATACCCGATGCCAGGATACAGCATCTCGCCGGATTCCAGGTCAATGCTTCCGCCCTTCATCTCGATGTCGCCGCTGCTCACGCCTGCGTAGCCGTACATCTTCAAGATCGATCGTTCGATGCGACGACGTTTCGGTTTCGCCTCCCTTTCGATCTTTCTactgatattatttttattatattttttcagcTTTCACCAGATATTTAACCATTTCTTCACATGGACTTCACCACAAACTCGTACCGTACCAACCAGTTTTTGAACTGATTAattctttttttatatataaaataatttatcaaataattatattatcgAAAAATGGTCCAAAAATTCCTCTAACCAATCTGAACTTTGCATTCAGTCCCCCACTACAAATATATTTTGTGTTAACTCCCTAATGAAAAGGAAAATACTCAATTGCCCTCATTTTTAAGTAAAACCCCGTAATAcccatatatttattataatatcatCTCCAttattctctctctctctctccatTTCCCAACAATCGATTTCCGAAGTGAAAGAAGAATGGGACGAAGAAGAATGAATCTTTCAACTGAGACGCATGAAAAGGGGAAAAAAATGGAGAAATCGGTAGAAGCTAGATACAACGGAGAAGAAACGCCAAACAACTATAAATAAGAAAAAATCGAAGGAAGGTACGAAGGAGAACCCCATTTTCCTCGATTTCTATAGTTTGTTATTTGTTTCATTTTTTGGGGGGTTTTGAAACTGTTGTTGTTTGTTATAACGTATTGGCAACCGATTTCCCCTAATTTCTTGggtttgttcttggtatttctTTTAAATAGATTGTTTAGTTTTACGGGAATGAATTTTTGAAACTTTGCTGAAATTCAGAAGTTAGGTTTAATGTTTGATTTTGAGGCAATTATTCCAAATTTCTTGTGTTATGTACGATTAAATTCAAGATCAAAACGAGCTTGCCGGCAGACCACTGCCGTCCCATTCTTGGCCACTCTCCCCTTCCCCAGCCGAGCTAAGAAGGGGGTgagtatttattatttaattttttgagcGGCTACTAGTGACCGAGGTACGAGAAAAATTAGAGTTGTTTTTAGTATGGCTTTTGTAGTGATGAAAAGTAAACTCAATAAGTTCAAAATCTTGCAATGGTGAAAAGTAAACTCAATAAGTTCAAAATCAAAACGATTTTTATTGGTAGCACAATCAACATTGTAGGAATGTAGAATCCAAATTTTTTCTGGTATATatgatgtgccaaaataataccATGGCTGGATTTGTAGATGAAAGACAATTGTCTAATGTTAATTttgttgttatatatatatatatatatatatatatatatatatatatatatatatatatatatatatatatatccgtaGTTATGCAAGCAAGAGAGGAGTCGGATAAATGTTACTCCTTTCGctaaatgaattgatatgtCAGTCCTTGCAATTAGTAGTGACCGGATTGATTATTTTCTAAACAGATTTCAGGCTGATTCATGTTCTTTTGTTGTTGGTGATGATACTATCATCCCTTTCAAGTCAGATGTTTTTTCTATTATTCTCGGCGTATATCATAGTGGTCAAATAATTGACTTGGACCTGAAATTGGACTCCATATTTTTGACGCGTCAATTTGACGGAAAGATCACCAATGTCAACCGAAAAGCTATTTATGAACaactatttttacttgcaaGAAGTGATGAACATAGTGACGATGATGATTTTGTTAcagtttttattttgttaatttttaactGATAATATTCCCTACTAGTAATTATATCAGTCCTGGCTTTATATTTCCTAATCTCGATcttacaatattttttaaatattctcGGGGAGATGTATTCCAATTTTTGTAATGAGAAATATGCCAAATCGGAAGAAAGCTTTATGTTGATGGATGCACGGTTGGACTGATGGTTAGTATGTAGTATTAATAATTATGATCTTGGTATGTTTTCAATaacttttattaatttttttttggttttaggCTTGGATGTATGAGACTGTCCTAGTTTTAGGAGTAAGACGTTGTTTAAATATTTACCATCGGTTGTTTGGGTGGGGGAGAAGCAAGATCTCACTGAATGCTGCTGACACTGAATCATTATTAAAACGCATTGATTCAACTCAGGTAATTTGATTATTTCACTTTACTAATtatttatgtaaattttatGGTTGGTTTcttcaatattttattttttaattgtaaGTAGATTTTGTCGATACATCCATTTTGTGAGGAGGAGAATTTTTTGTTGGACATATAGCGTATTTTAAAGCAAGAAGATGGTAGATCTGAAGCAAAATGACTTGAGAAAATTGTCATGAAACAAATGGATGAGATAAAGATGTTGAAAAAGATGTGTGCTAAATTAGAGGACGGAAATGTGAGACGTAGAATTAAGGGAAAACAGTTTGTGACGATAAATGTGATAATATTGTTGAAGATGAGGAGAATGTTGGTAAAACCAAGGAAGTTACTTTTGAGTTAGCACATGATGCAACCTCTAATTTTGATGATTTTGTAGATGTAATGATACAAGAAGTTTTTTTTGATCTGGCCAAAAAAACAAAGAATTAGAGGGATCTCATTCTTTGAATACTTTAATTGATGAGATGGAAATTGGTACCTAAAGTAATGCATTGAATCATAATAgtgatgatgttttaaaagaagaaaacaaTTACGTGTTAGGAAGTGACTCTAGAAATAGATCAGGTGATGAGAGAAGTGGTGGTACTGTTGATGGTACTTCAGAAATAAAGAAGTGTACTGTTTTTCAATCTTCAATTGTGGAAAATGTAAGGACTAGGGCTGATCGTATGAAGAAAAAAAAGGTCCATGTTTGTGACCTCGCCTAGCTCAACACCAAGACATAAGAGGAATGTGTCAAAACAGGTAAATGGAGAATACTTTAATCTCATACAgctgattattttaagtttaatttatttttttgtttttttagttATATCATTGTTAATGATGTTTGGATTTGCTATTATATTACAAAATATATAGCCACTTTTGGATAAGAATTTGTAGATgttgagaaaaaaaaagaaatactCCTGGCAAAAATTTTCATGAATGAATTCAAAGGTAGATCCGATTTTTGTGAGCATGAAGCAGCAGTTGATGAAGAGATGAAATTGTTAACAGACTTTCTTTCTAGGAAGGAATTGGAGTACATTGATCTTCCATATGTTTCTTCTTCTTATTTTCGTAGTAatgtttcaaatttttatttaatggaATTGAATTTTCTATTATTGTAGTGTTGTCGTTTGGCAAGATAAGTTTATGAGGTTAATTAGATCGATATTCTGTCGTTTTCTGTTTGGTGGTCCTGTTGCGTCAgagataattaatttttaaatgagAATTATGCAAAAGCAAAGTTTTGagcatgtatttgaaatttattgcaTAGACACGATTGTGCAGGTTCGTAGCAGTTTGAAATTTTTggtcattattttattttttgggttTTCCGGATTAAGATACATGAGTGTATGTTGTCTTGAATTTGTAGGACGAAGTGGTTACGAAGTTGCAAGAATATGGGAAAAGAAGAATGGTACACCAGAATGATTATGGAGCTTTTCTTGCAAAGATGACTCATTCATGATGGGTAAACTACAAGGACTGAGTGAAAATGTATTTATAAGATGCAGATATATCATTTTCCCCATGAATGACAGATGTCTTTGGTTTTTGTTGGTTTAAAAACGAGATGAAGAGATGTTTAAACTGTGGAACTCCAGGCATAGTCCATTCGCAGTTGAGACAAAAAAAGTTTATGTAAGTTTAaccataatatatttaaatataaattaagatTGAAGTATGAGGGTTCGCTTGGTATGAAGGATGTGATAATTGaatgattaataatttgattgataaatgattgatatgataatatatataattttaatatcatGTGTGGTGTGAAATTAATGAGATGGATAAAATCATGCTAAATGTATTATTGACCAAAATACCcttcatattattattttatttttttattttttttgagaaaatattattattttatttattaaaccaATAATATTCTTTTCTCCCCCAAACCTAGAGGCCGTCTTCCGAAGAATAACAGATGAAATGAAAAGCCTCTCACTTCTCTTCGTCGGTGAAGATTGAAATCTGAGGCGAGATCCGTGAAACATCTGAATCGAAGAGGTAATAGAGAGCTTGACCATGTATTTCtgagtataattttttttccttacaGGTTAGGTCAGAAAAAGTTCGACGCAGTGGATGAGAGCAAGAGCAACCTGTGAAATCAAGGAATTGTGAGTTCTTTTCGAGAAAATTATTCACGTAAACTTTTAATTCCTAGTGTAACAGAAACCATTTAACTAGTTTGCCGCTTCGTAGACATTTTTCCTGTGTATTACGCGTACTGTATTTTCGGTTTGTATCCTATTTTTGTTCTTGTCTCATTAATTTTTCGGTCATCGATTTCTTTATTATTTGAATGCTATTATGAAAATATGTAAAAGATTTCTTTTGGAAGCTGAAAATACGTAAAGAATAAATTGCAAATTTGTTTTCTTAATTCAGGGGTATTTCGGACATTAAGCTGTAGTGGAATTGCGGGATAGGTTTTATCCTTCTTCTATGAGTGGATCTGTAGTCCAAGACATACAGTGAAAACTGTCCTCCAAATAATCAATGTTAAGTTTATAAATCAAAGCAAACAGCACATTATTAATTTATCCACCCTTAATCCTACTAACCAAACTGGCCCTGAAAGTATTGTTTTGTGCAGACAAAGTTTTTGGCCGGTGCCATAATTCACTTATCAGGATTCGACATAGTTAGTGAGCCAATGTTAAGAGAACCTTGTCGTCAACAAGGTGCAACCCTCGATTGTGGTGTTTATACATGCATGTGGTTGGAGTGTCTAGCCCGTGACATGGATGACATCTGAAGCTATGCAGCGGATGTGAATATGGAAACTTATCGAGCTCGTATGGCAACCACAATATTATCTGATGAAAATGGACTGTCGAGAACAATTTTGAGTAATTAATAATTTGCATTATGCTTATGGTTAAGAAGTTGTAGTATTATTGGAATTTGAACATTGCAAGTGTATGTCGTTTTGTTGATTTAAATTATGTAATGAAGACGAACAAATGGTTGTTGCtatatctttatttttttttaatcttggtTTATCGGTACGTAATCCTCATGAATAAGCTATATTTGTACATGAATTGAGTATAATAGTTTACTTACTGAGCACACAGTACACATGCCTTGAGTACAATTTATCTTTTATCGAGCACCACGTAAAGTATGTCATATAATCATGCTAATAAACACAAGTCAACGTTGAATATCACTTTACTTATTAAAActttatgaaaatttattttgaatacCAATCGAGCACCCAATACATATGAATTGAGTATAATATGTATTCGATCGAGCACCACATAAAGTTGGTCATATAATAATGCTAAGAAACACTTCATTTCCGGATGAAGTTATATTGTGGCAATGTCGAGGTACAAAACAAGTCGGATTGAGTATAGTAAATTACCAATCGAGCACACAATACACGTGAATTGAGTACAATATGTATTCGATTGAGTACCACATAGAGTTGCATATAATCATGTTAAGACACACTTCATTTGATGATGAAGTTATAGTGTGACAATGTCGAGGTACAAAACAAGTCTGGTTGAGTATAGTAAATAACAAATCGAGTACACAGTACACATGAATTGAGTACAATATGTATTCGATCGAGCACCATAAAAAGTTGGTCATATAATAATGCTAAGAAACACTTCATTTCCGGATGAAGTTATAGTGTGGCAATATCGAGGTACAAAACAAGTTTGATTGAGTATAATAAATTATCAATTGGGCACACAATACACATGAATTGAGTACAATATGTATTCGATCGAGAAACACATAGAGTTGGTCATACAATAATGCTAAGAAACATTTCATTTCCGGATGAAATTATAGTGTGGCAATGTCGAGGTACAAAACAAGTCGAATTGAGTATAGTAAATTACCAATCGAGTACACAATACACATGAATTGAGTACAATATGTATTTGATCGAGCACCACATAGAGTTGGCCATATAATCATGCTAAGAAACACTTCATTTCCTGATGAATTTATATTGTGGCAATGTCGAGGTACAAAACAAGTCGGATTGAGTATAGTTGAAATATCTGCTAttcgtttttcttaaaaaatactagaatttttttttctccttcAACTTGATAAATCGaaaatacacatatatatactttaaaatacattgacaccattttaaaataaaacaacccactagtatttgaaaagtcAAAGGAAATcgtcaaaacatgaaatcgttAAATGTACAACCCACTAGGTTTAATGTTTGATTTTGAGGCAATTATTCCAAATTTCTTGTGTTATGTACAATTAAATCCAAGATCAAAACGAGCTTGTCGGCAGACCACTGCCGTCCCATTCTTGGCCACTCTCCCCTTCCCCAGCCGAGCTAAGAAGGGGGTgagtatttattatttaattttttgagcGGCTACTAGTGACCGAGGTACGAGAAAAATTAGAGTTGTTTTTAGTATGGCTTTTGTAGTGGTGAAAAGTAAACTCAATAAGTTCAAAATCTTGCAATGGTGAAAAGTAAACTCAATAAGTTCAAAATCAAAACGATTTTTATTGGTAGCACAATCAAAATTGTAGGAATGTAGAATCCAAATTTTTTCTGGTATATatgatgtgccaaaataataccATGGCTGGATTTGTAGATGAAAGACAATTGTCTAATGTTAATTTtgttgtcatatatatatatatataaatatatatatataaatatatatatatatatatatatatatatatatatatatatatagttaggTTATTTTTTCCGTAG from Primulina eburnea isolate SZY01 chromosome 6, ASM2296580v1, whole genome shotgun sequence encodes:
- the LOC140833891 gene encoding BI1-like protein; translation: MYGYAGVSSGDIEMKGGSIDLESGEMLYPGIGYGENQLRWGFIRKVYGILAAQLLLTTAVSAVTVLYAPINDLLRGNSALLLFLLFTPFVLLWPLFVYQQKHPLNFIFLGLFTASLSVTVGVSCANTEGRIVLEALILTSAVVSALTGYTFWASKKGKDFSFMGPILFTSLFVLILTGFIQMFFPFGSTSFAIYSAMGAIIFSGYIVYDTYNLIKRFTYDEYIWASVTLYLDVLNLFLTILRMLRQGDN